The genomic region CCTCAGAAGAAAAGTGCGTATTGTGTGGATAAAATGCTAAGACAAAGTGACCGATCGCCCCCATATGACGGAATACAAAGGGGCTCCCTCACGTCTTCTGAATGTTTTATTTGGGGAATGGTCAAAAAAGAGCGATGACTCGACTACCGAGACGGGCCATGCGTATCGGAAGGGTCTGGGCTAGGGTCGTGAGAATGCCGTCCAGATCGTTCAGGGTATAGCTTCCACTTACCCTTATATCTCCAATAGTTGGACTCCAGATGAGGATTACGCCTGGGTGGTATCGACGTATCTCATCGATAACATCCGAGAGCTTGGCGTTTTCAAATACCAGGCGCCCCCGCAACCATGCCATTTCGGTTGATAAGTCGACCTCACGGACAGTCCCAACAGCGTGCGTGTCGGCGATAGCTTGTCGACCTGCAGTTAGTTGAATCGGTTCCCACCCACCGGCAGCTGGAGCCAATTCGACCGTCCCCTCCACGACCGTGACACGGATATCGCCGAGCTTTCTACGAACCAAAAACTTCGTTCCTACTGCACGGGACAGTATCTGCTGTCCTTCGACCATAAACGGGCGTTCCCGATCCGGCTCCACCTCAAAATACGCTTCCCCATCGAGCAGGCGGACTGTTCGGCTTGTCCCGTCAAAGTTAACCGCAATGGCACTCCTCGTGTTCAAGGTTGCCAGGGAATGATCGGGCAGTTGGATCTCCAGCTGCTCCCCCGTGGAAGTTCGATGATCAGCCGACAGTCTGACGACAATATCCAATTGATAGACTACAACCATCAGAACGGCACAGGTTGCTGCCACCATCCACCATTGCCAGATAGGTCTACCTTTTGCTGGTGTTCGAGGCTGCAAAACCGACGAGACGGAGGTCATACCGGCGGCAGAAGCTGCGGCAAGCTTTAATGCTTCATCATCCCAAAGTCGGCAAGCTTCTTCGAAGGCCAGTGCATGAGCATCGCTCTGCCGCCGCCAAGACTCAA from Nitrospira japonica harbors:
- a CDS encoding FecR family protein, which produces MALSDSDSDIDPLGGDTTIDEQATAWFVRLRSGSLSEEDRRAFESWRRQSDAHALAFEEACRLWDDEALKLAAASAAGMTSVSSVLQPRTPAKGRPIWQWWMVAATCAVLMVVVYQLDIVVRLSADHRTSTGEQLEIQLPDHSLATLNTRSAIAVNFDGTSRTVRLLDGEAYFEVEPDRERPFMVEGQQILSRAVGTKFLVRRKLGDIRVTVVEGTVELAPAAGGWEPIQLTAGRQAIADTHAVGTVREVDLSTEMAWLRGRLVFENAKLSDVIDEIRRYHPGVILIWSPTIGDIRVSGSYTLNDLDGILTTLAQTLPIRMARLGSRVIALF